From the Carassius carassius chromosome 34, fCarCar2.1, whole genome shotgun sequence genome, the window TGCAGGTCGTATGCATATATGATGGTGAATGTATTAAAGAAGCCCTAAGGAGAGAGATGATAGAGGAGGTGGGAATAGACTGTAAGCCAATCACATTGCTGCAGATTCAAGAAAAAGTGCCAAGCTGGATCCACTTTGCTTTTCTGGCTGAGAAAATAGGTTAGACATGTAAACATTTCACAACTTGCCTATTAATATAACCCTGCATTCCATTTGATAGAGCTTATCCCTATGCCCTAATCCTTTCAAAGGGTTTACCCTCAGAGTGAGTGCTTCAAATGGTTGAAGGGTGTAGGGGACCAAACGACTGTTTCTTAAAGTGCCCTTATGTGTCATCATTCCATGCCCACACGGAGGTGCCATCATCATGCAAAGAATGTGCACAAAGGGATTATGGGAGGCCGAAGTGTCCATCAGTTGTACCCTTTGAAATCCTTCATTCCGAATGGCCCTTTGAAGTGGCCTGTTTTGAGCACTTTAGTTTGGAACAACCCTTCAATATGGCTGCCATGACTGTTTTCCCTCCGAAGGTTAGGAACTAAGTAAGTATCTAATTGTCACACAGTTGCTAAGTTGCTACATTCATATTATCTTAAGTTATTTTTTGTTGTACAACTTAAAAACTAACTTGTGCAGCAAAACTTTTCATAAAGCtacatttagttttttgtgtCACAACTGCAGTTAATACGAAAGAGACAACGGATGTAATGAAATCTGCAAGAATATTTTAGGAGTTTATTGCTGTGAACAGAAATAAGCATGTGTTGCGTGCAGTCGTCAGAACTCTACAGAAAATAAAGTTCTGTTGTGAGTACTTTCCAATGGCAATTCACAACCACACAAACCAAACACATCTGTGTACCTATCTGGCGTTTTGATTCAGCCATATAacatacagaaaaataaaacaacacttgatTATTCACAGGCTTTACAAAAGTagattaaagataaataaaattactTTACACACCATAATGATATACTTAAACAAGtccatatttcaaaatgaaaagttGAAAGGGGATGTGCAATGGCTTAAAATCCATAGTGTACGAATTCTGATCTGAGATTAGGTTTTGATTTGtatatctgaatgaaaaagcaTTAACAGATGTAACTGACCATAATAGTCAAAGAGAAATGACTGACTGATCCTAAAACCTCtataaaatatagtatatatagtaaataaaaacttgaatatTGTGCAAAAGACATTTTTTTCTATTGCTTCCATCTAAAGTGAAATGTAATCATTTAGCAAGATGTGAAGCTGTGAAGAATAAACGACTTCATACATCACACAGTCATTGTGAAATCCTGTTGCACCAGtttgaattgtttttaaaaaaaaaaggttttctttcTTGGGCAAACCTGACATTGGACAGGTTGACTCCTCCCTGACAACATTCGACAAAAGTGACCTGTATATCTATAAATATTGCCACTTAACTCAGCTCTGTGCAAATCTATTTTCTCCCAGTGATGGAGCCATTCAACTAATGTTGGGTGCTGATCCTTTGTATTGTCTTTGGTTTCAGCATCATGGGTTCACTGCTCTTCTATGGGGAGTTTGACAAATGCAATGGCAGCCAGTTCTTTGCAGAACTCCTCCAGAACTATCACCCCCTTCAGCAGGGTCACATGATCCAACCTGGCAGAGAAAACAGacccatatataaatatattgtatttaaaaaaaaaaaaaaaagcctgacaTTTCCACATTATGAaacttcttaaagggatagttcacccaaaaattgttaTTACTATGTTGTAGTatttaaggctggaatacagatttttccccaattTACAGTCTGGAATTTGTAAAACATTGTTTACATTTGTCAACAAGAGGCATGTTTCTGCACGAGTTTGTTGTGAAAGTCTTACATAGTCTCCTCCTCCAGTCCCATCAGCTGTCtcctgatcatcatcagtctgtctgtcacATTGTGGATCTGTTGGATCCTCTGCATTAGCTCCCCGATCACCTACAGGAAACCACAATGCTCATGTTTTGCTGGTCCAAAAGTCCGTAGCTGATACATAAGGCAACTTTCATTCACAACAACATAAGCGTTTGGCTCACACACAGGCACCTTTCGTACGGTTCTCACCCTGACTAATGTGGAGAAGAGTGATCGCGCCCCAGGGCTCAGGCTGATGTACGGGTCCAGCAGGTATTCGTGCAGGTGAGGGTGAGGAAACACAGCCAATCTGGACAGAACTGACGTCACCTGCAGATTCAGCTCATATGGCTGGCAGAGGGAaacaaatgcagaaaaaaaaagagtaaacatacagaaaataatagtttaaactgatctgaaatatttatttttattatagttttttttattacgcATTTCAGCCATCTATCCTGgtaaaaaagtcataattttgtACAAGTTTTCCAGGCTGCATGGGTTTGTGTACTTTTACGTCCATTCATTTTTGATTTTGAACGCAGAAATGAAATAGGGAAAATGCGGTTCTTCTTTAATGGTTCAAACACTGATGAACAGAAGAATGCAGCGTATAGCCAAATATGGTGTCCCatgctcagaatttgtgctctggatTTAAACCATCCAAGTGTATGCACgcgcatacacatacatacatacacacacacacacacacacacacacacacacacacacacacacacacacacacacacacagaataagcAGACACAAACTAAATTTCATTATTCaatatttgtattcattaaaaataaaaataaaatgtatataaagcttgttttttaatgtgtgtaAACACTAAATGTTTAGCGTCTTTACAGACCTTGGCCTATTGCTTTATGAAAAcatttggtttaatattttaatgattttatcattttatatcacACCTAAAATCatgtatgaaatatgaaattacaCATTTCTTTGCAATTAATTGTATCCAGGCCTGGTTCTAGTGCTAGAGGGAACGAAACGAAAGCAAGAGCACGTCAGATGAAGCTGTAGAATTAGGAAACTGGCAAAACATATTTTCCAAATGCtccagtgttttttgtttgtttgtttgttttttactctgGAGAGCTAGCATTGATCAATCACTGAATTTTCTGTTGATTCCTTGAATGCAACGGCCAAGCATTTCAGTTAGAATCTACTCACTGCTCAAAATGCCAGTTTTTTCCAGGGCTGTATGCTCAGGAGTCTCTCATTATAACAAACGAAGTATaatgaagaaaacaaatagatTCACTGACTATAACTGAGTGACGCACTATAAGGGAAGCGCTCTTTGCATGCTTTCTTGGCTATAGTGCAATTGaaagttttattacattttgtttttcacgATGCTGAGAGGCCCACTGACTACTTACAGTATATGCTGCAGAGTTTGGGGAGTTCATCTGCATATGAATGTGGCATTAAGCATATATGAAGATGTCTCATTGCAATGATAGTGATAACAATAACAATGGACAGGgcaaaaaatgtcaaaatcaaTGTAGATTAAGGCTAGAGCACCCTGGCTAATTTCAGAAGCATCCTCAGTGATTTGAGTCTGGAAATTGGCCTGCCTGTATCTGGAATAATAGGAGAAATTATAAattcatatatatctatattatatattttacccCATATATTAAAACCTTGTATGTAGCACTCTAACATTATACTGAACGTGCTTTGAGTAACCATACACGGTCCTCTACTATACCATGACCCAGACAGCACACTAAATTGTTccccaatatataatttaatgaacaCAAATTTCCCAGGATTTTGCTAcgtctatttaaaaataacattttaaagtaaTGTATTAGGTTTCTAAACGTGAGACTTCTCTAGTTCTCAATTGAGCGTGTGGGAGAAGCATTACTTCTTATTTggctaaagaaaaaataaatctaaaatctaaattttTCTATATTAATTAGTGCATGTTGACAATGTTTATTAAAGGGTAAAAAAAAGggtcaatattttaatttttcggGCAGAATTTTATGTGATTAGCATagcatttaaaaacacaacaaccattcttttttatttttttttctttgtgattaAAAAGGGGAAAATAAATGGACAGAAAAGTACATGGACCTGCATGCGAAgctgaaagtaaaatcaagtcaagataaagtgaaaatgttgtaGTCTACTATTGTACCTGCTCTAGTATGCGTGCAATCCTGTCGAACAGGATTTGTAAGAAGTGCCCTTCATAGAAGTCTGTAGCTGGGTTGGGTTCAGTGGTTTTGACAGAATCTGGCCAGTTCCAGTCCCGTGAAAGAGCAATACATTCTTTtaactgaagagagagagagagagagagagagagagagagagagagagagagagagagagagagagagagagagaggacagttGCAGAATATTTGAAAACCAAACTTGAAAATGCACAGTTGATAGTTGCTGTACATTTGGTTTGAATGACTGCATTAAGTAAAATGGCCcagcttttatttagttttcagtGTGTCAACTCACCAGTTTGTGTGCATCATGAACGTAGGTGTCATATCCTGCTCCCTGCACCAGATGTGATGTTTTTGCCTCTTGGGGCACTAAACACAAGAAGctaataaaattttaaacaaattagaATCAATCTATAGACTAGTAATAGACCAACATCAAACATATCTCAGTTGCCAATGAATtgcatacatattttatatattatatagtttaataattgtatatatatattacatatataaacttgtttaagcatttgtttaaaacagaagtctttagtaacattataaatgtcttttgatcaattcaaaacATCCTTGCTTagtaaaagtattaaagtatgtattattaaaaatgtataggcTTTGGTTGAAGATCTGCTGAACTTCTTCTAATGTTACCTGTTGACGACGTCTGCAACTTGTGTGTGCGCTCTGGGATTATGTCTCTCTCTGACACTGGGCAGAGACAGAAGAGGCTCCTGGCTGCCAAACCCACTGTCTTCATACATGTCTGTGAAGAAGGGATCCTCTTCCAGCTCCCTGAAGAAGAAAGACAGTGAGAGATCAACGACAAGTCACTATGAGAAATACGAGAATCTGTGTTCAGTCTCTCTGCTCACTCAGACTCTTCCAGAACATCACTCTCGACTCCATGTCTCTCGTCGGTGACCCCTGACCCGGGCAGCCTGTAGCTGCGCTTCTCAAGATTACGCAGCAGCAGATTGGTCAAGATGCTCTTGCTGGGCTTCTGTAGAAGCTCCTCAAAGAGACGCAAGGTTGTGATGCTGATCTGACAAAGCGCAAAAGAAGCATTGTAACACACGGTGATGCTCCAAACCATAAATctaagggaaagttcacccaaaaatgaaaattacccgtTGATTTGCACAACTTCAAGAAATCCTAgatgtgtatgactttcttctttcagatgaaaacaaTCAGAGATATAtacaaaaatgtcctggctcttcctaGCTTTAAAATGGCAGTGAATGGCTACTGATTCAATAGTCCAATAGAACTCCAATAAAGCGcaaccatccatcataaaaaattCCTCCACAAGACACCGGGTGAttaataaaggcctcctgaagcCTTGGTGATATTCAGGAAAGTACATTGcttgtgcaatgaatataaaaacataaaactcaTACATGGGTGTTTCTTCTTTCATTTTTTGAATGACATTTTTTCTAACTGCATACTAATAGGCTTCATCatgcagtgaatgcttttggactttCAAgacgtgtttgtttgttttttgcaaagttggTGACATACTCAATGCCAGCTCTTCTATCATCTCTCAAGTCCCTCACAGTCATACATACAGCACAATAAAATTATGTCAGAGGAATGTCTTTAAATGCTAATCAAGGAAAAAAATCATACcttctgttgtctttttttttaaagaacttcaaAAGTTGCACTTGAACCATTTTGcttgaaaaatgacaaaaacctTCTTCAGCTTGTGCACAGCTTGTTACATTACTGAGGTCAGATCGGCCAATCAGAGAATTGTAACATTTCATTTGTGTGATAAGTTTTACATAATACAgaacattaataatgttaaatgGTTAAGGGGGTTGGTGGTTTTACAGAGGGgatgctttttgtcttttttgccaTCCCACTTAATTTGAGCCCTGGACGTAGCGTACACAACGGTGATAGGTGACAAATGTAGAAGCATAGAggacagagaaaaacaaaacaccgGTCATGAATTGGAAGTACAAacattttgtaaagaaaaatattgGAGGATTTCGATTTTAGCAAAGAGGAGGCTGGTTTTCCTTTATTAAAGGAGACTTTGCGTCTTTTGCTCTTGTAAACAAATCTTGGTTCTTACGAGATAAGCCGGAGCTTAAGCTACGCCTACATCATCCGCTGGATGTCACTCTCTCATGAATGAACGCGCACACGAGAGTTAGCTGAAgctaagttttaaatatggatatttttcttacacaaacatattgcttcacttcagaaggcctgtattaaccccctggagccatgtggaccaCTTTTTTATGacggatggatgcactttattggacttctattGGACTAATGAATCTCAACCGCCATCCACTGCCTGGACGAGTCAGGCCATTTCTTAATATAACTCAAGacagtatttgtctgaaagaagaaagtcacacataTCTAGAATGGCTTGAGAATTAGTaaatcatttttggatgaactatccctttaatcttctGGCTCAGTTACCTCGTCTGAGATGTGGTTGCAGTGTTCAATAAGGCGGTAAcgtagaatgtgtgtgtgtgtgtcctgttgcTTTTCACAATGTGTGTCGCTGCCCAGCAGAAACTGAACCAGTTCTTCCAGGAGTGCAGGAGAATGTATGTGACGTACAGAACAGGACAGCAAAGCAGTGTGTACCAGGATCCCAGCCTCTGACCTGGACAGCCAGAGTTTAAAAATTAACATCACTCTTCCCGTCGTGCTGCAAGCTCACAATTCTGATTAATGTTTCTACTCACATCTGAAGCAGTTGAGGCTGAATGACTCCTTTAAGCCACTGAAGGTGAATTGCTCTGGCCATTCTAACACCAAGTACCTACAggaaaacacacatacaaattTGCATAATTatgtgcaatatgtttataatgtGTAGTATGACAATTTTTATACCATAAATCTTAATTATTAAAAAGTAgatttagaaaaacaaacaaacacctcttaaaaaaacaacatccaaacatcaaataaacaaaacaaagcaaaaatgaaatataacaaacaaaacaacaaacataacaaaaacaacttagaattaaacaaattaaaacacaacttaa encodes:
- the LOC132115430 gene encoding FHF complex subunit HOOK-interacting protein 2B-like, producing the protein MDMFNKVTAFLQQALETREPSINLLDSFVDHWKAIANYYIETTDESRQVKQTDIPWCLRQMLDILVYEEKQKGEETGPCMEYLLQHKLLETLCTLGKAQYPPGMSQQVMLFFSKVLSQIQKPVLHLINVYRPVQKLIDLCGLPDSKTETEESQFLFAVCTRVKKDPYVLNYILEISKDSQKRCSSTSDEAVEEGCSPERTPSSRSGAHASSSPQTATGIIPVLMHLGKSQKSRVVLRSMESLLLLVSSPQEDTGHLLAEGTPLCHLLAQRLTELYCLIPSSLNPADIHSYAGAQWRDHFTQDSPEERESFPSSENVQEFFCFLDYCNELTKEAPRVLGVRMARAIHLQWLKGVIQPQLLQMSEAGILVHTALLSCSVRHIHSPALLEELVQFLLGSDTHCEKQQDTHTHILRYRLIEHCNHISDEISITTLRLFEELLQKPSKSILTNLLLRNLEKRSYRLPGSGVTDERHGVESDVLEESEELEEDPFFTDMYEDSGFGSQEPLLSLPSVRERHNPRAHTQVADVVNSFLCLVPQEAKTSHLVQGAGYDTYVHDAHKLLKECIALSRDWNWPDSVKTTEPNPATDFYEGHFLQILFDRIARILEQPYELNLQVTSVLSRLAVFPHPHLHEYLLDPYISLSPGARSLFSTLVRVIGELMQRIQQIHNVTDRLMMIRRQLMGLEEETMLDHVTLLKGVIVLEEFCKELAAIAFVKLPIEEQ